From a region of the Streptomyces sp. NBC_01454 genome:
- a CDS encoding ATP-binding cassette domain-containing protein encodes MEPGTPLRPPTSPPLLALRGIFKRFGAVQALADVDLEVRAGQVVALVGDNGAGKSTLIKVIAGVDAADEGVLEWDGRPVQVTRPHEAQNLGIATVYQDLALCDNLDVVGNLFLGREIHRLGVLDEVEMERLTLDLLDTLAIRLPDVRLPVASLSGGQRQTVAISRSLLGAPRLVLLDEPTAALGIEQTAQVLDLVEQLRERGLGVLLISHNMGDVKAVADWIAVLRLGRNNGFFDVTTTSHEQIISSITGATDNAVTRRASHGWEA; translated from the coding sequence ATGGAGCCCGGCACGCCCCTCCGGCCACCGACGTCGCCGCCGCTGCTGGCGCTGCGCGGGATCTTCAAACGGTTCGGCGCCGTGCAGGCGCTGGCCGATGTCGATCTGGAGGTCCGCGCCGGGCAGGTCGTCGCGCTCGTCGGCGACAACGGCGCGGGCAAGTCCACGCTGATCAAGGTGATCGCCGGGGTGGACGCCGCCGACGAGGGAGTCCTCGAGTGGGACGGGCGGCCCGTCCAGGTCACCCGGCCGCACGAGGCCCAGAACCTGGGCATCGCCACCGTCTACCAGGACCTGGCGCTGTGCGACAACCTCGATGTGGTCGGCAACCTCTTCCTCGGCCGGGAGATCCACCGGCTCGGTGTGCTCGACGAGGTGGAGATGGAACGCCTGACCCTCGATCTGCTCGACACCCTCGCCATCCGGCTGCCCGATGTGCGCCTCCCGGTGGCCTCGCTCTCCGGAGGGCAGCGGCAGACCGTCGCCATCTCCCGCTCGCTGCTCGGCGCGCCCCGCCTGGTGCTGCTCGACGAACCCACCGCGGCGCTGGGCATCGAGCAGACCGCCCAGGTCCTCGACCTCGTGGAGCAGTTGCGCGAACGCGGGCTGGGGGTGCTCCTCATCAGCCACAACATGGGGGACGTCAAGGCCGTCGCGGACTGGATCGCGGTCCTGCGGCTGGGCCGCAACAACGGGTTCTTCGATGTGACGACCACGTCCCACGAGCAGATCATCTCCTCGATCACCGGAGCCACGGACAACGCCGTGACCCGCCGCGCCTCGCACGGGTGGGAGGCGTAG
- a CDS encoding dsRBD fold-containing protein — MGHTVEWPVRLYLVEEDGRTTARVAVHTGTTTLTGQGTARCSPDDRDVPEIGDELAAGRAMRDLAGQLLRVADKDLEGVGAAPPRREQRVAYGWTSAMA, encoded by the coding sequence ATGGGACACACAGTCGAGTGGCCCGTCCGGCTGTACCTCGTCGAGGAGGACGGACGGACCACGGCGCGCGTGGCGGTCCACACCGGAACCACCACGCTCACCGGCCAGGGCACGGCCCGGTGCAGCCCCGACGACCGTGACGTACCGGAGATCGGCGACGAGCTCGCGGCCGGGCGGGCGATGCGGGACCTCGCCGGGCAGCTGCTGAGGGTGGCCGACAAGGACCTCGAAGGCGTCGGCGCCGCACCGCCGCGGCGTGAGCAGCGCGTCGCCTACGGCTGGACGAGCGCGATGGCGTGA
- the ppk2 gene encoding polyphosphate kinase 2, whose protein sequence is MADKRGNGSGKLSRSLYERELHRLQTELVTLQEWVRGEGARLVVVFEGRDAAGKGSTIKRVTEYLNPRVARIVALPRPTERERTQWYFQRYAEHLPAAGEMVLFDRSWYNRAGVERVMGFCTPAEHQRFLRQCPVFERMLVEDGILLRKYWFSVSDEVQEQRFRRRLEDPARRWKLSPMDLESLTRWEEYSRAKDEMFVHTDIAESPWYVVESDDKRRARLNMIAHLLSSVPYHEIALPALDIPARPAATGYQRPPRDLQTYVPDHAARLEP, encoded by the coding sequence ATGGCGGACAAGCGCGGCAACGGTTCCGGGAAGCTGTCACGGTCGCTCTACGAGCGGGAGCTCCACCGGCTCCAGACCGAACTGGTCACACTCCAGGAGTGGGTACGCGGCGAGGGGGCCCGGCTGGTCGTGGTCTTCGAGGGGCGGGACGCGGCCGGCAAGGGAAGCACCATCAAGCGGGTGACGGAGTACCTCAATCCCCGGGTCGCCCGGATCGTGGCACTGCCGCGCCCCACCGAGCGGGAGCGCACCCAGTGGTACTTCCAGCGTTATGCGGAACACCTTCCGGCGGCGGGCGAGATGGTGCTGTTCGACCGCAGTTGGTACAACCGGGCCGGTGTCGAGCGGGTCATGGGGTTCTGCACACCGGCCGAGCACCAGCGGTTTCTGCGCCAGTGCCCGGTCTTCGAGCGGATGCTGGTGGAGGACGGGATCCTGCTGCGCAAGTACTGGTTCTCGGTGAGTGACGAGGTGCAGGAGCAGCGTTTCCGGCGCCGGCTGGAGGACCCGGCACGGCGCTGGAAGCTCTCCCCCATGGACCTTGAGTCGCTGACCCGCTGGGAGGAGTATTCGCGGGCCAAGGACGAGATGTTCGTCCACACGGACATCGCGGAGTCACCCTGGTACGTCGTCGAGAGCGACGACAAGCGGCGGGCCCGGCTGAACATGATCGCCCATCTGCTGTCGAGCGTGCCGTATCACGAGATCGCCCTGCCGGCGCTGGACATCCCGGCGCGGCCTGCGGCCACCGGCTATCAGCGGCCGCCCCGGGACCTCCAGACGTATGTGCCCGATCACGCGGCCCGGCTGGAGCCGTGA
- a CDS encoding universal stress protein, whose protein sequence is MGHPLVVGLDGSDSAFRSLDWAVDEAVRHGLPLRIVHASSWEHYEGAAPAQDPERPGEQIFEEAVVASAAEHARLRNAELKITAEVLAGDPVTTLLNEALHASALVLGSRGHGEFTGLLLGSVGLAVAARAKCPVIVVRGDAAGLAGTHGRILLGVDDPAAAATAVRFAFREAEARHCTLLAVCAWPLPVHGTDDASLPAGSPRHAQEERAAELLDEALAEAAREHPAVRVRRATVEGPAHKVLVHRAAAADLLVVGVQRRHGHFGVQPGRVAHHALCHAECPVAVVPQHP, encoded by the coding sequence ATGGGGCATCCGCTGGTCGTGGGGCTCGACGGATCCGACTCCGCCTTCCGGTCACTGGACTGGGCGGTGGACGAGGCGGTCCGCCACGGGCTCCCGCTGCGCATCGTGCACGCCTCCAGCTGGGAGCACTACGAGGGCGCCGCGCCCGCACAGGACCCGGAACGCCCCGGCGAGCAGATCTTCGAGGAGGCCGTGGTGGCCTCCGCCGCCGAGCACGCCCGCCTGCGGAACGCGGAGCTCAAGATCACCGCCGAGGTGCTGGCCGGCGATCCGGTCACCACCCTGCTCAACGAGGCACTCCACGCGTCGGCGCTGGTCCTGGGCTCACGGGGGCACGGCGAGTTCACCGGACTGCTGCTCGGGTCGGTCGGCCTGGCGGTCGCGGCGCGCGCCAAGTGCCCGGTGATCGTGGTGCGCGGTGACGCCGCCGGACTGGCGGGCACGCACGGGCGCATCCTCCTCGGGGTCGACGACCCGGCCGCGGCCGCCACGGCCGTCCGCTTCGCCTTCCGCGAGGCCGAGGCCCGCCACTGCACCCTCCTGGCCGTCTGCGCCTGGCCGCTCCCCGTCCACGGGACCGACGACGCCTCGCTGCCCGCCGGGAGCCCCCGGCACGCCCAGGAGGAGCGGGCGGCGGAGCTGCTGGACGAGGCACTGGCGGAAGCGGCCAGGGAGCATCCGGCGGTGCGGGTGCGCCGCGCCACCGTCGAGGGACCGGCCCACAAGGTGCTGGTGCACCGCGCCGCCGCCGCGGATCTGCTGGTGGTGGGGGTACAGCGCCGCCACGGCCACTTCGGGGTCCAGCCCGGCCGGGTCGCGCACCACGCGCTGTGTCATGCCGAGTGCCCCGTGGCGGTCGTACCCCAGCACCCGTGA
- a CDS encoding sugar ABC transporter permease: protein MSRTWTLRKQKQAGARGAGAGAVTEADRRQLAAGGGAGGQNPLEILKRRFHSGELGSVPVALGLVVVWIIFESLNENFLSPRNLSNLSVDIVGPGMISVGVVFVLLLGEIDLSVGSVSGLAAAVFAVLSVNHGMPEAPALLLAVLGGTVIGAVQGFFLAKVGVPAFVVTLAGLLGWNGLMLYILGASGTVNIDENGLVAGLTSHYFTNVAAAYGLAALGTASFFLASYHDVRRRRAAGVPARPMSEIVLRTGVLAAISLAAAWVLNQFLGLPLALLIFLVMLVGLDYVLRRTPYGRMIFALGGSVEASRRTGLHVSLVRISVFMISGTMAAIGGLFLASRVTSASQTSGSGNLLMDAIAAAVIGGTSLFGGRGRTWSALLGVLVIQSIASGVALMGIQTAVQFMITGGVLLVAVVIDSLSRRAQRAHGRV from the coding sequence GTGAGCCGGACATGGACGCTGCGGAAGCAGAAGCAGGCCGGCGCGCGGGGCGCCGGCGCCGGGGCCGTGACCGAGGCCGACCGGCGGCAGCTCGCGGCCGGGGGCGGGGCCGGCGGCCAGAACCCCCTGGAGATCCTCAAGCGCCGCTTCCACAGCGGCGAGCTGGGCTCGGTGCCGGTCGCCCTCGGACTGGTCGTGGTGTGGATCATCTTCGAGAGCCTCAACGAGAACTTCCTCTCGCCGCGCAACCTGTCCAATCTGAGCGTGGACATCGTCGGCCCCGGCATGATCTCGGTCGGCGTCGTCTTCGTGCTGCTGCTCGGCGAGATCGACCTCTCGGTCGGCTCGGTGAGCGGCCTCGCGGCGGCCGTGTTCGCGGTGCTGAGCGTCAACCACGGCATGCCGGAGGCACCGGCCCTGCTCCTCGCGGTGCTCGGCGGCACGGTGATCGGTGCCGTGCAGGGATTCTTCCTCGCCAAGGTCGGGGTGCCGGCCTTCGTGGTCACGCTCGCCGGCCTGCTGGGCTGGAACGGCCTGATGCTCTACATCCTGGGCGCCAGCGGCACCGTCAATATCGACGAAAACGGTCTGGTCGCCGGGCTGACCAGCCACTACTTCACCAATGTCGCCGCCGCGTACGGGCTGGCGGCGCTCGGCACGGCCTCCTTCTTCCTCGCCTCGTACCACGATGTGCGGCGGCGCCGGGCGGCCGGTGTGCCCGCCCGGCCGATGAGCGAGATCGTGCTGCGCACCGGCGTGCTGGCGGCGATCTCCCTGGCGGCCGCCTGGGTGCTCAACCAGTTCCTGGGGCTCCCGCTGGCCCTGCTGATCTTCCTCGTCATGCTGGTGGGGCTCGACTACGTCCTGCGCCGTACGCCCTACGGCCGCATGATCTTCGCGCTCGGCGGCAGCGTCGAGGCGTCCCGGCGCACCGGTCTCCATGTGAGCCTGGTCCGGATCTCGGTCTTCATGATCTCCGGGACGATGGCGGCGATCGGCGGCCTGTTCCTGGCCTCGCGCGTCACCTCGGCCAGTCAGACGTCCGGCTCGGGCAATCTGCTGATGGACGCCATCGCCGCCGCGGTCATCGGCGGCACCAGCCTGTTCGGCGGCCGGGGCAGGACCTGGTCGGCGCTGCTCGGCGTCCTGGTCATCCAGTCGATCGCCTCCGGGGTGGCCCTGATGGGCATCCAGACCGCCGTTCAGTTCATGATCACGGGCGGTGTGCTGCTCGTCGCCGTGGTCATCGACTCGCTCTCCCGGCGGGCGCAACGGGCGCACGGGCGGGTATGA
- a CDS encoding universal stress protein: MKDVITAGVDGTPESLSAVLWAAREAQLRQAHLRLLHAWVLLAPETKTRPPADRDQNYWPHRMMHDAAAEVRSRFPDLPVEMALVPKDPLDALREAAEVSDLLVLGAQDLGPVSRYALGELGLKLVPCSNAPTVLVHARQEAAAAERDSAVLVGLSLHDPCASLLDFAFATASRRGTTLRVLHGRHLPSYAYNRGGGVEPAAAREAAHDAHEELSAALVPWREKYPDLPVDDRVAMESPAPALVHHSADAELLIVGRRHRHRYRLPGPRIGRVVQSVVHRAPCPVAVVPHDMSPSRG; encoded by the coding sequence ATGAAGGATGTCATCACCGCAGGGGTGGACGGTACGCCCGAATCCCTGTCGGCGGTCCTGTGGGCGGCGCGCGAGGCGCAGCTGCGGCAGGCACATCTGCGGCTGCTGCACGCCTGGGTGCTGCTGGCGCCCGAGACGAAGACCCGCCCGCCGGCCGACCGCGACCAGAACTACTGGCCCCACCGGATGATGCACGACGCCGCCGCGGAGGTGCGCTCCCGCTTCCCGGACCTCCCGGTGGAGATGGCGCTGGTGCCCAAGGACCCGCTGGACGCCCTCCGCGAGGCCGCGGAGGTCTCGGACCTGCTGGTCCTGGGCGCCCAGGACCTGGGCCCGGTGTCCCGCTACGCCCTCGGCGAGCTGGGACTGAAGCTGGTGCCGTGCAGCAATGCGCCCACGGTTTTGGTGCACGCCCGGCAGGAGGCCGCGGCGGCGGAGCGGGACAGCGCCGTGCTGGTGGGGCTGAGCCTGCACGACCCGTGTGCGTCGCTGCTCGACTTCGCCTTCGCCACCGCCTCCAGGCGCGGGACCACCCTGCGGGTGCTGCACGGCCGGCACCTGCCCTCGTATGCGTACAACCGCGGCGGAGGGGTGGAGCCGGCCGCCGCCCGGGAGGCGGCGCACGACGCCCACGAGGAGCTGTCCGCGGCGCTGGTCCCCTGGCGGGAGAAGTATCCGGATCTGCCGGTGGACGACCGGGTGGCGATGGAGAGCCCGGCGCCGGCGCTGGTGCACCACTCCGCGGACGCCGAGCTGCTCATCGTCGGCCGCCGGCACCGGCACCGCTACCGGCTGCCCGGGCCGCGGATCGGCCGTGTCGTCCAGTCGGTCGTCCACCGCGCTCCGTGTCCGGTGGCCGTGGTGCCGCACGACATGTCGCCGTCCAGGGGCTGA
- a CDS encoding sugar ABC transporter substrate-binding protein, whose amino-acid sequence MRARRRGAGVILAGLCLVAGPVACGEAGGVHEPGAPPGGAVRIGVLLPDNTARSYNFDRPLIEKKIHRLCHECTVETVSAQHDVATQQQQMDAMITKRVEVLVLEAVDSKALRSSVDDAHRAGIPVVAYDRLVEGPVSAYVSFDGAKVGKLQGEALLKALGSKAHHGQIVMMNGASTDPNSAWFKRGALAALQGKVKIGKAYDTVGWRPENANLNMSAAISALGADTIDGVVSANDGLATGIISALRAAKINPLPPVTGQDAELAAIQRIVKGDQLMTVYKPFAPEADTAAAMAVALGRGKNFGTLTTHKVNSPTTRNIPSVLLTPIPVTVHHIKDTVVRDGMYTIQQICTPKFAAACLRAGLTR is encoded by the coding sequence GTGCGTGCGCGACGGCGCGGAGCCGGGGTGATCCTGGCCGGGCTGTGCCTGGTCGCGGGGCCGGTCGCGTGCGGGGAGGCCGGCGGGGTGCACGAGCCGGGCGCGCCGCCCGGCGGGGCCGTGCGCATCGGTGTGCTGCTCCCGGACAACACCGCGCGCTCCTACAATTTCGACCGGCCGCTGATCGAGAAGAAGATCCACCGGCTGTGCCACGAGTGCACGGTGGAGACGGTCAGCGCGCAGCACGATGTGGCGACCCAGCAGCAGCAGATGGACGCAATGATCACCAAGCGGGTCGAGGTGCTGGTGCTCGAGGCCGTTGACTCCAAGGCGCTGCGCTCCTCCGTCGACGACGCGCACCGGGCGGGCATCCCCGTCGTCGCCTACGACCGCCTCGTGGAGGGACCGGTCTCGGCGTACGTCTCCTTCGACGGTGCGAAGGTCGGCAAGCTGCAGGGCGAGGCGCTGCTCAAGGCGCTCGGCAGCAAGGCGCACCACGGCCAGATCGTCATGATGAACGGCGCGTCGACGGACCCCAACTCCGCCTGGTTCAAGCGGGGTGCGCTGGCCGCGCTCCAGGGCAAGGTGAAGATCGGCAAGGCCTACGACACCGTCGGCTGGCGGCCGGAGAACGCCAACCTCAACATGTCCGCCGCCATCTCGGCGCTCGGCGCCGACACCATCGACGGGGTTGTCTCCGCCAATGACGGACTCGCCACCGGCATCATCTCCGCCCTGCGGGCCGCCAAGATCAATCCGCTGCCGCCGGTCACCGGGCAGGACGCCGAACTCGCCGCGATTCAGCGCATCGTCAAGGGCGATCAGCTGATGACCGTCTACAAGCCCTTCGCGCCCGAGGCCGACACCGCCGCCGCCATGGCCGTCGCCCTGGGACGCGGCAAGAACTTCGGCACCCTCACCACGCACAAGGTCAACAGCCCCACCACCCGGAACATCCCGTCCGTGCTGCTCACCCCGATCCCGGTGACCGTGCACCACATCAAGGACACCGTGGTCAGGGACGGGATGTACACCATCCAGCAGATCTGCACCCCCAAGTTCGCCGCCGCCTGTCTGCGGGCGGGACTCACCAGGTAA
- a CDS encoding nicotinate phosphoribosyltransferase has product MSEATSTDLYEVTMALSYLREGMTQPATFSCFVRALPPERGFLIAAGAETVLDFLSGFHLGHEDVEVFAEALQRPAKELAPLLDMRFTGEVRAVPEGRVVLAGEPLLEITAPLPQAQLVETFVLNHLSHQTTIASKCVRCVIAAQGRDLVDFSLRRTHGTAAAHQVARLGAMTGFAGTSNVAAAHAEDLTAVGTMAHSYVEAFEDEEAAFTAFALCHPGPVTLLVDTYDTESGVAAAARVLNALGRGDGSAIRLDSGDLAELACRARAILDNAGLPQVRIVASGGLDEYAVHDLRRAGAPVDVYAVGTRVGVSADAPSLDSAYKLVAYDGRPVMKLSAAKLTAPGRKQIFRRPGCHDVIALADEPLPAGSSPLLETLMRDGRRSTARGRLDDARRRVVADVAELPATARYIRAPHAARAKMSKRLATLTERVRRRIEREVLAPFGTHA; this is encoded by the coding sequence ATGTCGGAGGCGACCAGCACCGACCTGTACGAGGTGACCATGGCCCTGTCGTATCTGCGCGAGGGCATGACACAGCCGGCGACCTTCAGCTGCTTCGTGCGGGCGCTGCCACCGGAGCGGGGCTTTCTGATCGCCGCCGGTGCCGAGACGGTCCTCGATTTCCTCTCCGGCTTCCACCTCGGACACGAGGATGTCGAGGTGTTCGCCGAGGCGCTGCAACGGCCGGCGAAGGAGCTGGCGCCGCTGCTGGACATGCGCTTCACCGGCGAGGTCCGGGCGGTGCCGGAGGGGCGGGTGGTGCTGGCGGGTGAGCCGCTGCTGGAGATCACCGCCCCGCTGCCGCAGGCGCAGCTCGTGGAGACCTTCGTGCTCAACCACCTCAGCCATCAGACGACGATCGCCTCGAAGTGCGTGCGCTGTGTGATCGCCGCGCAGGGGCGGGACCTCGTGGACTTCTCGCTGCGCCGCACCCACGGGACCGCGGCCGCCCACCAGGTGGCCCGGCTGGGCGCCATGACCGGTTTCGCGGGCACCAGCAATGTGGCGGCGGCGCACGCCGAGGACCTGACGGCGGTGGGCACGATGGCGCACTCCTACGTCGAGGCGTTCGAGGACGAGGAAGCGGCCTTCACCGCGTTCGCGCTGTGCCACCCCGGTCCGGTGACCCTGCTCGTGGACACCTACGACACCGAGTCCGGCGTCGCGGCGGCGGCACGGGTGCTCAACGCGCTGGGGCGCGGCGACGGGTCGGCCATCCGGCTGGACAGCGGTGACCTCGCGGAACTCGCCTGCCGGGCCCGCGCGATCCTGGACAACGCGGGGCTTCCCCAGGTGCGCATCGTCGCCAGCGGCGGGCTGGACGAATACGCCGTGCACGACCTGAGACGTGCGGGGGCGCCGGTCGATGTCTACGCGGTGGGTACCCGCGTCGGGGTGAGCGCGGACGCCCCCTCCCTGGACTCGGCGTACAAGCTGGTCGCCTACGACGGGCGCCCGGTGATGAAGCTGTCCGCGGCGAAGCTCACCGCCCCGGGCCGTAAGCAGATCTTCCGCCGCCCCGGCTGCCACGATGTGATCGCCCTGGCCGACGAGCCGCTCCCGGCCGGGAGTTCACCGCTGCTGGAGACGCTGATGCGCGACGGGCGGCGCAGCACGGCGCGCGGCCGGCTCGACGACGCCCGGCGGCGCGTCGTGGCCGATGTCGCGGAGCTGCCCGCCACCGCCCGGTACATCCGGGCGCCGCACGCCGCGCGGGCGAAGATGTCGAAGCGGCTCGCCACCCTGACCGAGCGCGTCCGGCGGCGGATCGAGCGGGAGGTGCTGGCCCCGTTCGGCACGCACGCCTGA
- a CDS encoding permease: MSAILHALSITGSMTWEITWALILGFALSAVVQAVVHRSTVVGLLGDDRPRTLAMASALGAASSSCSYAAVALARSLFLKGANFTAAMAFEIASTNLVIELGVILALLMGWQFTAAEFIGGPVMIVLLALLFRLFLRDALLRRARRQAGRGLAGSMEGHAAMDMSVRRGGSFARRLFSAEGYTSTAHVFVMEWAAILKDLVIGLLIAGAIAAWVPDSFWRAFFFEGHPLAAKLWGPLIGPLVAIASFVCSIGNVPLAVVLWKGGISFGGVVAFIFADLLILPILNIYRKYYGARTALFLLATFYAAIVVAGYFVEFTFGALGIIPRQADARIPMSGVSWDYTTWLNIAFLLLAAALVHRFVRTGGRSMLRTMGGAPPDSRAAHPVPGGSGHGRN, from the coding sequence ATGTCCGCGATCCTGCACGCCCTGTCCATCACCGGATCCATGACCTGGGAAATCACCTGGGCGCTGATCCTGGGCTTCGCACTGTCCGCCGTGGTCCAGGCCGTGGTGCACCGCTCCACCGTGGTCGGCCTGCTCGGCGACGACCGTCCCCGCACCCTGGCCATGGCCTCCGCGCTGGGCGCCGCGTCCTCGTCCTGCTCGTACGCCGCGGTGGCGCTGGCCCGGTCCCTGTTCCTGAAGGGGGCGAACTTCACGGCCGCGATGGCGTTCGAGATCGCCTCCACGAACCTGGTGATCGAACTCGGCGTGATCCTGGCGCTGTTGATGGGCTGGCAGTTCACCGCCGCCGAGTTCATCGGCGGACCGGTCATGATCGTGCTGCTGGCCCTGCTGTTCCGCCTCTTCCTGCGGGACGCGCTGCTGCGCCGGGCCCGCCGGCAGGCCGGACGGGGCCTGGCCGGGTCGATGGAGGGGCATGCCGCGATGGACATGTCCGTACGCCGCGGCGGGTCCTTCGCCCGGCGGCTGTTCTCCGCGGAGGGGTACACCTCGACCGCGCACGTCTTCGTCATGGAGTGGGCCGCGATCCTCAAGGACCTGGTGATCGGTCTGCTGATCGCCGGTGCCATCGCCGCCTGGGTCCCGGACAGCTTCTGGCGCGCCTTCTTCTTCGAGGGGCACCCACTGGCCGCGAAGCTGTGGGGGCCGCTGATCGGCCCGCTGGTGGCGATCGCCTCGTTCGTCTGCTCCATCGGCAATGTGCCGCTGGCGGTGGTGCTGTGGAAGGGCGGTATCAGCTTCGGCGGGGTGGTCGCCTTCATCTTCGCCGACCTGCTGATCCTGCCGATCCTGAACATCTACCGGAAGTACTACGGGGCCAGGACGGCCCTCTTCCTGCTGGCCACCTTCTACGCGGCCATCGTGGTGGCGGGCTACTTCGTGGAATTCACCTTCGGCGCCCTGGGGATCATCCCCCGCCAGGCCGACGCCAGGATCCCCATGTCCGGCGTCTCCTGGGACTACACCACCTGGCTGAACATCGCCTTCCTCCTCCTCGCCGCCGCACTGGTCCACCGCTTTGTGCGCACCGGGGGCCGGTCGATGCTCCGCACGATGGGCGGCGCCCCGCCCGACAGCCGGGCGGCGCACCCCGTGCCCGGCGGCAGCGGTCACGGCCGGAACTGA